TCCCAAAAATCTGTCAGAGTTTAATGACGATGATAATCTGGTGCTCACCCTCGACAACTCCGTTGTTCGAGTCTCAAAGAAAGCCAACACATCTACCTCTATCACGGAAATTGAACGGTGGACCACCGCGTTCACAACGTATATGAGTGTTTTCACGCACAAGTTTCCCCAGCGTTCCCAAGAGCTCTTACAATACCTTAGCTTGATTAGGTATGCTGCACGTGTACATAGGGGTCTAGGATGGGCTATCTATGATTATAAATTCCGCCAAAAAgctggccaaaacaaaaccCCGGTGTGGTCGGAAATTGATCAGCAGCTATGGCTTAAAATATTTACGGTGGCCCCTTCTGTGCTAAAGGAGGAGTACCCTCTTTTTCCAATGGACCCCAAACTAGTAGTGTCTCAACTGGGGGCGAATGCCTCGTGCCACAGGTCCCCCTGTAGTTTCCAGCATGTCTGTAACAAGTGTGCAGGGGCACACCCGGGACATAACTGCCTCAAATTCCCAGGAACACCACGGGAGGCCAGGGATAGGGATCGAGACAATACAAGGGGTGGAGACAAGGGAACCCTTAACCCCAAAGAGAAAGTGAGGCATTCACTGGGTCTTTACCCACTCCTGTTAATGtcaagatagatagatagatagatagctttattaaaaaTCCATTGCAGCCAAAAGGCTGGATTTCGGACCCGTACAAATGTTTACTTGATACTAAAtacaaaaaagatgaaaaactaaataaaaaaagctaaaaatactaaaaaactatttatgtatactattatatatattatacgtGAAGAATTTTAAGAAATAGCCGCGTTGTACATGATAAAACTATTCTTTAGTCTATTTGTTCTGCAAAAAGGTACGTTAAAAGCGCGCTTTCTCCTTAAGGCTACAGTACTAAGATTACGTGACGGCAAAAGGCCGTGTAATTTGTGGCAGCTGTTGTCTTTGATTTCATTGAACAGGCGCTCCGTCAGCAATTGGCGCCGTTGGTAGAGGGTGGCAATATTGCACTCTTTAAGAGCTTCTTGGTAGCCTAAATCTGGGAACATTATTCTAAGTGCACGACGCTGAATGTTCTCTAGCTCTTCCGAGAGATACTTAGGTAGACCATTGTGGAAAACTTGGCAAGCATATTCAGACAGGGGCCGGATACACGTAGTATAAAAACAAACTAGCTGCGCAGGATCTCCTTTTGCACGCTTAAGTTGTCTTAACTGATAAAGCCTGGAGGCTCCTTTTTTGATAACATTCTCTATGTGATCGTTCCACTtaagattgtttgaaattgtgagACCAAGAAGTTTTACGCTGGTTACAACCTCTATTGGTTTGTTATTAATATTAACTGCTTCGAAAGAATCTGCAGATCTTGAGAAACTTATCTGCAACTCTTTACATTTGGTCTCATTCAATTGGAACTTATCTGTCTCGGCTTGCCTAACTAGTTCGTCTACAGCAACTTGGATTCCACTTGGTTGGCCCTTATGGACTGTCTCGGCCATCGACGTACTTCCAAAGGTTGACGCCATTGACATTGGTGTCATTTATCATGACCAGGAAGAGCCAGGGCCCCAATTTGGTCCCCTGTGGTACACCTGCCCTGACTGATCCCCAATCCGAATAGCCTAGAAAGGGTACTTGTTGACCACCCAGACCGTTTATTTGTCTTGCGTTTATGTAACAGTCTTAGGTATGGTGCGGATATTGGATACAAAGGGCCCCGGGTTCCCAGGTTTTCTCGGAACGTACCAACAGCATTAGATCAGCCTAATGTAGTCACAGCCAATCTAATGAAAGAAGTTGCCTTGGGTCGTGTGGCTGGTCCCTTTCCTACCCCTCCTTTTCCAAATTTCCAGGTTTCCCCGATCGGCCTAGTCCCTAAGAAGCATTCGAACAAATTCCATACAATTTTCCATCTTTCCTTCCCAAAGTCTGGGGTAACCAGCATCAACTACTCCATTTCCAAAGAGTACTACAGTTTGCAGTACATTACTATTGATAATGCCATCGAGGGAATCTTACGCTTGGGTCAGGGTTCATTCCTGGCAAAGACAGACATCGAGTCTGCATTTCGCCTTATCCCACTTCGCCCTTCTGATTATGAGCTGTTTGGTATGTACTGGCAAGGTTCTTATTACTATGACAAGGTACTCCCCTTCGGATTAAGAAGTGCCCCCTATCTCTTTAACCAGCTTTCAGAGGCTATTGAATGGATCTTGCTTACTTAGTGCTCCATCTCTTTTGTTTGCCACATACTCGACGATTTTTTGATTATTGAGCCTGCCTCTGAGTCACTTTCACCCAGCGAGGGCTGTAAACAAAGCTTGTCAAGCATGTTACTTACCCTTAGGAACTTGTGTATCCCAACTGCTGCAGAAAAAGTTCAGGGACCCTGCACATGTTTAGAATTTATGGGGATTATTCTGGATTCTGTCAGGATGGAAGCCCGCCTTCCCTATGACAAAGTGGAGCGTATTCTAACTTCCTTGGATAATTTTAAATCTAAGAAGTCCTGTACCTTAAGGGAGTTGCAGGCTCTCATTGGTACGCTTAACTTTGCATTTAGGGTAGTCCCCCCCGGACGGCCTTTTCTACAGCGTATGATTGAGTTAACCCGTAAAGTTTCCCAACCCCATCACCATATCAAGTTAAGTTCTGGCTTTTTTAAGGACCTTGATATATGGCAAGAGTTTGTCTCTGGGTGGAATGGTGCTAGTTTTTTCCTGACAACTTCCTGGGTCAACTCAGATTCCTTGCAGCTCTTTACGGATGTCTCAGGCTCCATAGGTTTTGGAGGTATCTTCTCCTCTCAGTGGTTTCATGGTCAGTGGAGGGCTCACCAGCAGCTTGGGCAGCCTGGTATTAGCATTGCATGGCAAGAGCTTTTTGCTTTGGTTGTTGCTTGCCATTTGTGGGGCTCTACCTTCTCTAACAAGCGCATCTTGTTTTTCTGTGATAACCAGTCTGTTGTTGAAATTGTGAATTCCAAGAGGTCTCGTATCCCCCGGGTAATGGACCTGGTTCGCCACTTGACCCTTCTGACActcaaatataatttttatttgaaggtcAGCCACATCGAGGGTAAAAGGAATGAAATAGCTGATTCACTTTCTCGCTTTCAGATGGCGCGTTTTCACACTCTGGCCCCACACGCAGACCCGTGTCCCTGTCCCGTACCACAGGAACTCTGGGAGATTTAGATGCAGACATCAGCCACTACCTCAATCTGTCCATTGCTGCCTCCACTGAGCAAACTTACTCCTCTGCCGAAAAACGCTTTTTGGATTTCTGCTCTCTTTACCGCCCAACTTCAGGCACGTGTCTACCAGCTAACGAAGACACCCTTATCAAGTATGCTGCCTTTCTGGCCAGGTCAATCAAATACTCCTCCATAAAGGGCTATCTTGCAGCTGTGCGCCATTTCCATATTCGGCGTGGCTTTGAGCTTGACCTTAACAAATGCCTTCGCTTACAGCTAGTTTGTAGGGGAATCAAGCGATCACAGGGTACTAACCAAACCAGAGTTAGGCTACCAATTACTATCAAACATCTTAGGCTCTTCCACTCTCTGTTAGCAATCTCTTACACTTCTAATTATGACTCAGTCATGATATGGGCAGCGATGACTCTtgcattttttggttttcttcgcCTTGGCGAGTTGACTTGCAATAGCAAATTTTCTCCTGAAGCCCACTTATCCCCGGAAGATGTAATGTTCCTCCCCTCCTGGGAAAATCCTGATCATTTGTCAGTCCACATTAAAATTTCGAAGACTGATCCGTTCAGATCTGGCCAAACCATTCTCATAGGTAAAACCCACCAGCCAGTCTGTCCAGTCCAGGCAATGAAGGCCTATTTGTCTACAAGAGACCGTACCCCAGGCCCACTTTTTATGTACTTATCTGGAAAACCCTTGACTAAAGATGCTTTGACCTCAGAAACAAGGCAGCTTCTTGCCCAATCTGGCTTTACTTCCTCTCAATATGCGGGCCATAGTTTTAGGATAGGTGCAGCTACAACCGCTGCATCGGTGGGACTCTCCCCATGGCTTATCAAAACCCTGGGTCGTTGATCTTCTGATTGCTTTGAGCGTTATATTAGATGTCCACAACCCCTTATTCTTGAAGTTTCTCACAAATTAGTAAGGGATTCCTACCACTAAGCATGTTACCATTTAAACTACTTTATCCTAGTGATCCATGTACAAGGCCCCaaatatttcttgtttttaCTTGCCGTTTTCCTGCTACAGGCAGCCATTCTGattattaaacaaaaacaacaacaacaaaaaaattaaaagtcaaCCAATCATAACCCTGGAATACAGCAACATAGCTTTTCTGTCTGCCAGTTCCTGATGACCAGATTTTATTTGCAGTTTTGTATGTTTGGATTCATTTTTATAGGCCtattttattaatattgtttgtctATGGGGAATACACTTCGTG
Above is a window of Montipora capricornis isolate CH-2021 chromosome 6, ASM3666992v2, whole genome shotgun sequence DNA encoding:
- the LOC138050890 gene encoding uncharacterized protein gives rise to the protein MPPLRRRSCVQDTNVGAEAALLNGYSVRQLRNLCQQKKIASTGNKATLLNRLRGSGPRVTVSNADARGRLQETNEMFGSVPVLPQDHVVNTNANDSTFSEGQLNTIRQLVQESVAAASREIANEAAMVAVEVLQPSSSQTTSNSNRVTPAIETVTTRQTASPSDICQHAAPFQDIPAQYVKDIQSGEFFELSKLLPKNLSEFNDDDNLVLTLDNSVVRVSKKANTSTSITEIERWTTAFTTYMSVFTHKFPQRSQELLQYLSLIRYAARVHRGLGWAIYDYKFRQKAGQNKTPVWSEIDQQLWLKIFTVAPSVLKEEYPLFPMDPKLVVSQLGANASCHRSPCSFQHVCNKCAGAHPGHNCLKFPGTPREARDRDRDNTRGGDKGTLNPKEKVRHSLGLYPLLLMSR